From Triticum aestivum cultivar Chinese Spring chromosome 7B, IWGSC CS RefSeq v2.1, whole genome shotgun sequence:
aagtcaaatatttgcctccatgatcagatcctggaaactttattttcttgttacgatgattctccacttcattctgaatttttttgaacttttcaaatgtttcagacttgtgtttcattaagtagatatacccatatctggtcaaaccatccgtgaaggtcagaaaataatgatacctgacGCATGCCTCaatactcatcagaccgcatacatcggtatgttttatttccaataagttattagctcgctccattgttccaaagaacgaagttttactcatcttgccaatgaggcatggtttggaagtatcaaatgattcataatcaagtaattccaaaagtccatccatatggaatttcttcatgcgctttacaccaatatgccttaacggcagtgccacaagtatgttgcactatgattatcaactttgcatcttttggcatcaatattatgaatatttgtatcactacgatcgagattcaataaaccattcacgttgggtgtatgaccatagaaggttttattcatgtaaacataataacagttattctctgaattaaatgaattatcgtattgcaatgaacatgatccagtcatattcatgctcaacgcaaacaccaaataacatttatttaggttcaacactaatcccgaaagtagagggagtgtgtgatggtgatcgtatcaaccatggaatcatttccaacacaaatcatcacctcgcccttaactagtctatgtttattctgcaactcctgttttgagttactaatcttagcaactgaacagtatcaaatacacaggagctactatgaatactagtaaggtacacatcaataacatgtatataaaatatacctttgtttacttttccatccttcttatctgccaagtatttggggcaattccgcttctagtgaccgttccatttgtagtagaagcactcagtttcaggcttaggtccagctttgggcttcttcatgggagtgacaacttgcttgtcattcttcttgaagttccctttctttccctttcctattttcttgaaactagtggtcttgttaaccatcaacacttgatgctttttcttgttttctaccttcgccgattctAGCATCGCGAAAAGCACATGAAtcgcttttgtcatcccttgcatattatagttcatcatgaagttctaatagcttggtgatggtgactagagaactctggtAATCACtaacttatctggaagattaactcccacttgattcaagcgattttagtacccagacattctgagcacatgctcactagctgagctattttcctccatcttttaggccaagtacttgtcagaggtctcatacctctcgacatgggcatgagtctgaaataccaatttcaggtcttggaacatctcatatgctttgtggcgttcaaaacatttttgaagtcccggttctaagccgtaaagtatggtgcactaaactataaagtagtcatcatatcaagcttgccaaacattcataatgtctgcatctgctcctgcaacaggtctgtcacctagcggtgcattaaggacataattcttctatgcagcaatgaggataattctcagatcacagacctagtccgcattattgctactatcatctttaaacttagttttctctaggaacatatcaaaaaacataggggagctacaacgcgagctattgatctacaacataatttgcaaatattttcaagactaagttcatgataaatcaaagttaaattaatcaaattacttaagaactcccacttaaactgATATCCGtcaagtcatctaagtgtaacctgatccaaatcaactaacccatgtccgatcatcatgtgagatgagctagtcatcaatggtgaacatctctatgttgatcatgtttactatatgattcacgttcgatctttcgatctccaatgttccgatgccatgtctgtacatgctaggctcgtcaagtttaatccaagtattccgcgtgtgtaaatctggcttacacccattgtatgtgaacgtagaatatatcacacccgatcatcacgtggtgtctcaacacgacgaactatagcaacagtgcatacttagggagaactcttttaccttgaaattcagtgaagggatcatcttataatgctaccgccgttctaagcaaaataagatgcataaaggataaacatcacatgcaataaaaaatatgtgacatgatatggccatcatcatattgtgcttttgatctccatctccaaagcatcgtcatgatctccatcgtcaccggctcgacaccttgatctccatcgttgcatcatggtcgtctcgccaactattgcttctgcgactattgctaactcatagcgataaagtaaagcaattacatgacgtttgcatttcatacaataaagagacaaccataaggctcctgccggttgtcaacagattacaaaacatgatcatctcatacaataacgtatatcacatcattgTCTTCACCATATCAAATCataacattccctgcaaaaacaagttagacatcctctactttgttgttgcaagttttactgactgctatgggcttctagcaagaaccgttctagcctacgcatcaaaaccacaacggagttttgtcaagtttgttgttttaaccttcttcaaggaccggccgtagtcaaattcgattcaactaaagtaggagaaacagacacccgccagccaccttatgcaaaactagttgcaagtctgttggtggaaccggtctcatgtgtgtggacatgtaaggttggtccgggccgcttcatcccacaataccgccgaatcaaaataagacgttgatggtaagcagtatgactatcaccgcccacaactctttgtgttctactcgtgcatatcatctacgcatagacctggcttcaataccactgttggggaacatagcatgcaatttcaaaaaattactATGCTCATGCaaggtctatctaggagatgcatagcaacaagggggagagtgtgtctatgtaccctcgtagaccgtaagcagaagtgtttgacaacgcggttgatgtagtcgaacttcttctagctccgaccgatcaagtacagtATGTACGACATCTCTGAGTTCTgcatacgttcagctcggtgactttcctcgccttcttgatccagcaagacgccgaggtagtagacgagttccgtcagcacgacgacatggtgacggtgacggtgaagtgatcctctcaagacttcacctaagcactatgaaaatatgaccggggtgtaatcgatggaggggggcacctcacacgacTTGGCAATTGTGTGGGTGTGCTAGGGGCGTCCCCCACACATATATAGGACAGAGCTATTTTATTAttagtaacagaataatattctgttacccttGAGCCCTATAAGGGGCCGATCTATACTATCCGAACCGGTGGTGCCCGAAGGAAAAATAACTCCAGCCAACCCACTCCGGCATCCCTTGTCTCCGGCTGGATCCCGGCGATGGCCAGCCCCCCAGTCCGGATCCCGGCGACACCCCGCTCTCACCTTCTCCCCGGCTGGATCCCGGCGCCGTGCCCGCCCCCCATCTTCTTCCCGGCCCCGCCCCGCCCCCACCTTCTtccctgcgccgccccgcccccaccttcttcccggcgccGTGCTCGCCCCCACCTTCTTCTTGGCGCTGCGcccaccccaccttcttcccggcgccgcgcccgcccccaccttcttcccggcgccGCGCCCACCTCCCACCTTCTTCCCGGTGCCGCGCCCGCCCCCACCTTCttccccgcgccaccgcctccctccagggcgccgccctccgcgccgcctaCCTCCCCTGcatcgccggccaccgcctccctccCTGCACTAATGGCCGCCAAATCCCTCCCCCGCACCAACAGCCGCCGCATCCCTTCCATGCACCAACGGCCGCTCCATCTCTCCCCCGCA
This genomic window contains:
- the LOC123157188 gene encoding classical arabinogalactan protein 9, with amino-acid sequence MASPPVRIPATPRSHLLPGWIPAPCPPPIFFPAPPRPHLLPCAAPPPPSSRRRARPHLLLGAAPTPPSSRRRARPHLLPGAAPTSHLLPGAAPAPTFFPAPPPPSRAPPSAPPTSPASPATASLPALMAAKSLPRTNSRRIPSMHQRPLHLSPAPMAVVSLPVQTVAASSSRSWPPQPPPGRQPPPRLPPPFSLTLGGRPSFFHERSTSIHGRPTSLVPFAGRRPCRIIFSARKPTWTSLTAFAPFSAPTAPSFAIDTSIVMY